In one Streptomyces venezuelae genomic region, the following are encoded:
- a CDS encoding aldehyde dehydrogenase family protein — protein sequence MTSPFEYAPAPESRSVVDIAPSYGLFIDGEFTDAADGKVFKTVSPSTEEVLSEVAQASSEDVDRAVKAARKAFEKWSALPGAERAKYLFRIARIIQERSRELAVLETLDNGKPIKETRDADLPLVAAHFFYYAGWADKLDHAGYGPNPAPLGVAGQVIPWNFPLLMLAWKIAPALATGNTVVLKPAETTPLSALFFADICRQAGLPKGVVNILPGYGDAGAALTAHPDVNKVAFTGSTAVGKAIARQVAGTDKKVTLELGGKGANIVFDDAPIDQAVEGIVTGIFFNQGQVCCAGSRLLVQESVQDEVLDALKRRLSTLRLGDPLDKNTDIGAINSAEQLARITALAETGEAEGAERWSAPCELPSSGYWFAPTLFTNVTQAHTVARDEIFGPVLSVLTFRTPDEAVAKANNTQYGLSAGIWTEKGSRILAVANKLRAGVVWANTFNKFDPTSPFGGYKESGHGREGGRHGLEAYLDV from the coding sequence CATCGACGGCGAGTTCACCGATGCCGCCGACGGCAAGGTCTTCAAGACGGTCTCCCCGTCCACCGAAGAGGTCCTCTCCGAGGTCGCGCAGGCGTCCTCCGAAGACGTGGACCGCGCGGTGAAGGCCGCCCGCAAGGCCTTCGAGAAGTGGTCGGCGCTGCCGGGCGCCGAGCGCGCCAAGTACCTCTTCCGCATCGCCCGGATCATCCAGGAGCGCAGCCGCGAACTGGCCGTCCTGGAGACGCTGGACAACGGAAAGCCCATCAAGGAGACGCGCGACGCCGACCTCCCCCTGGTCGCCGCGCACTTCTTCTACTACGCGGGCTGGGCCGACAAGCTCGACCACGCCGGGTACGGGCCGAACCCGGCCCCGCTCGGCGTCGCGGGCCAGGTCATCCCCTGGAACTTCCCGCTCCTGATGCTGGCCTGGAAGATCGCTCCGGCGCTCGCGACCGGCAACACGGTCGTCCTCAAGCCCGCCGAGACGACCCCCCTGAGCGCCCTGTTCTTCGCGGACATCTGCCGCCAGGCGGGCCTGCCCAAGGGCGTCGTCAACATCCTGCCCGGGTACGGCGACGCGGGCGCGGCCCTGACCGCCCACCCGGACGTGAACAAGGTCGCCTTCACCGGCTCGACCGCCGTCGGCAAGGCCATCGCGCGCCAGGTCGCGGGCACGGACAAGAAGGTCACGCTCGAACTGGGCGGCAAGGGCGCCAACATCGTCTTCGACGACGCGCCCATCGACCAGGCCGTCGAGGGCATCGTCACCGGCATCTTCTTCAACCAGGGCCAGGTCTGCTGCGCGGGCTCGCGTCTCCTCGTACAGGAGTCGGTCCAGGACGAGGTGCTCGACGCCCTGAAGCGCCGCCTTTCCACCCTCCGCCTCGGCGACCCGCTGGACAAGAACACCGACATCGGCGCCATCAACTCCGCCGAGCAGCTCGCCCGCATCACCGCGCTCGCCGAGACCGGCGAGGCGGAGGGCGCCGAGCGCTGGTCGGCCCCGTGCGAGCTCCCCTCGTCCGGCTACTGGTTCGCGCCGACGCTGTTCACCAACGTCACGCAGGCGCACACCGTCGCCCGTGACGAGATCTTCGGCCCGGTGCTGTCCGTCCTCACGTTCCGTACGCCGGACGAGGCGGTCGCGAAGGCCAACAACACGCAGTACGGGCTCTCGGCGGGCATCTGGACGGAGAAGGGCTCGCGCATCCTCGCGGTCGCGAACAAGCTCCGGGCGGGCGTCGTCTGGGCCAACACATTCAACAAGTTCGACCCGACCTCGCCGTTCGGCGGCTACAAGGAGTCGGGCCACGGCCGCGAGGGCGGCCGGCACGGCCTGGAGGCGTACCTCGATGTCTGA
- a CDS encoding aldehyde dehydrogenase family protein, producing the protein MSDRLSVFKTYKLYVGGKFPRSESGRVYEVTDSKGKWLANAPLSSRKDARDAVVAARKAFGGWSGATAYNRGQVLYRVAEMLEGRKDQFVREVADAEGISKSKAATQVDAAIDRWVWYAGWTDKIAQIVGGANPVAGPFFNLSTPEPTGVVAVVAPQESSFLGLVSVIAPVIATGSTAVVIASEKSPLPALSLSEVLATSDVPGGVVNILTGKTAEIAAPLAAHQDVNAIDLTGTDAELARDLEIAAADNLKRVLRPQPVDFAADPGTHRLTAFLETKTVWHPTGSLGASGSAY; encoded by the coding sequence ATGTCTGACCGACTCAGTGTCTTCAAGACCTACAAGCTGTACGTGGGCGGGAAGTTCCCGCGTTCCGAGAGCGGCCGGGTGTACGAGGTGACCGACTCCAAGGGCAAGTGGCTGGCGAACGCGCCCCTTTCCTCCCGCAAGGACGCCCGTGACGCGGTCGTCGCCGCGCGCAAGGCGTTCGGCGGCTGGTCGGGCGCGACCGCGTACAACCGCGGCCAGGTCCTCTACCGCGTCGCGGAGATGCTGGAGGGCCGCAAGGACCAGTTCGTGCGGGAGGTGGCGGACGCGGAGGGCATCTCCAAGTCGAAGGCCGCCACCCAGGTGGACGCGGCGATCGACCGCTGGGTCTGGTACGCGGGCTGGACCGACAAGATCGCCCAGATCGTGGGCGGGGCGAACCCGGTCGCGGGCCCGTTCTTCAACCTGTCGACGCCGGAGCCGACCGGTGTGGTCGCGGTCGTCGCGCCCCAGGAGTCGTCGTTCCTCGGCCTCGTCTCGGTGATCGCCCCGGTCATCGCGACGGGCAGCACGGCCGTGGTGATCGCCTCCGAGAAGTCGCCGCTGCCCGCGCTCTCGCTCAGTGAGGTCCTCGCGACGTCGGACGTCCCCGGCGGCGTGGTCAACATCCTCACCGGGAAGACCGCCGAGATCGCGGCGCCGCTCGCCGCCCACCAGGACGTCAACGCGATCGACCTGACGGGCACGGACGCGGAGCTGGCCCGCGATCTGGAGATCGCGGCCGCGGACAACCTCAAGCGCGTGCTGCGTCCACAGCCTGTGGACTTCGCGGCCGACCCCGGCACGCACCGCCTGACGGCCTTCCTGGAAACGAAGACGGTCTGGCACCCCACGGGTTCGCTGGGCGCGTCCGGCTCCGCCTACTAG
- a CDS encoding TetR/AcrR family transcriptional regulator, with protein sequence MAAQKKAEPEVTLWERMERPAAAQRTALTPQKIAEVAVKVADAEGFAAVTMRRLATELGVAPMAAYRHVSGKDDLWALMVDRVTAEVVVPEDVTGWREVLRAYAVGSRGLMLAHPWLAQLPTPHFALTPNRMAMAERQLAALESNGLDADTIMTAFRTVGAYVHGVGQSEVALSQFMEDNGWTSGDETRAGLAPQMMYLMGTGRYPAYRRYALGAGRKDDAAWQFETGLDCVLDGIAVRLGLEPRE encoded by the coding sequence ATGGCAGCACAGAAGAAGGCCGAGCCCGAGGTCACGCTCTGGGAGCGCATGGAGCGCCCCGCGGCAGCGCAGCGCACCGCCCTGACGCCGCAGAAGATCGCGGAGGTCGCGGTGAAGGTCGCCGACGCCGAGGGCTTCGCGGCCGTCACCATGCGCCGCCTCGCCACCGAGCTGGGCGTCGCGCCCATGGCCGCGTACCGCCACGTCTCCGGCAAGGACGACCTGTGGGCGCTGATGGTCGACCGGGTCACCGCCGAGGTCGTCGTCCCCGAGGACGTGACCGGCTGGCGCGAGGTGCTGCGCGCGTACGCCGTCGGGAGCCGCGGCCTGATGCTGGCGCACCCCTGGCTCGCCCAGCTCCCCACGCCGCACTTCGCCCTGACGCCGAACCGGATGGCCATGGCTGAACGGCAGCTCGCGGCGCTGGAGAGCAACGGACTCGACGCCGACACGATCATGACGGCCTTCCGCACCGTCGGCGCCTATGTCCACGGCGTCGGCCAGTCGGAGGTGGCGCTGAGCCAGTTCATGGAAGACAACGGCTGGACCAGCGGCGACGAGACGCGCGCCGGACTCGCGCCGCAGATGATGTACCTGATGGGCACGGGCCGCTACCCGGCCTACCGGCGCTACGCCCTCGGGGCGGGCCGCAAGGACGACGCCGCCTGGCAGTTCGAGACGGGACTCGACTGTGTCCTGGACGGCATCGCGGTCCGGCTCGGCCTCGAACCGCGGGAATGA
- a CDS encoding NADPH-dependent FMN reductase, translating to MPTPAPRPTALRVAILVGSTREGRFAPVVTRWIKGHLDQRDDMEVDVVDLAETPLPTVLPAFGQPPAPDTTEALALVSPRLAAADAFVFITPEYNHSYPASLKNAIDWHNEQWHAKPIGFVSYGGVSGGLRAVEHLRVVMAELNTMTIRNTVSLHDAWGLFDEKQEMTAPASDSAVKTMLDQLAWWAQALRKARTARPYAA from the coding sequence ATGCCCACACCCGCACCTCGTCCCACCGCACTCCGCGTCGCGATCCTCGTCGGCTCCACCCGCGAGGGCCGCTTCGCACCCGTCGTCACCCGCTGGATCAAGGGCCACCTCGACCAGCGCGACGACATGGAGGTGGACGTCGTCGATCTGGCCGAGACCCCGCTGCCCACGGTCCTGCCCGCCTTCGGGCAGCCGCCCGCACCCGACACGACCGAGGCGCTCGCGCTGGTCAGCCCGCGCCTGGCCGCGGCCGACGCGTTCGTCTTCATCACGCCGGAGTACAACCACAGCTATCCGGCGTCCCTGAAGAACGCCATCGACTGGCACAACGAGCAGTGGCACGCCAAGCCGATCGGCTTCGTCTCCTACGGCGGCGTCTCCGGCGGCCTCCGCGCGGTCGAGCATCTCCGCGTCGTCATGGCCGAGTTGAACACCATGACGATCCGCAACACCGTCAGCCTGCACGACGCCTGGGGCCTCTTCGACGAGAAGCAGGAGATGACGGCACCGGCGAGCGACTCCGCGGTCAAGACCATGCTCGACCAGCTCGCCTGGTGGGCGCAGGCCCTGCGCAAGGCCAGGACGGCCCGCCCGTACGCCGCCTGA
- a CDS encoding MDR family MFS transporter — protein MKQRTETTPPTTPAAPPPAPQESPPPPSRLAVLGLLLGIVLATLDGTIVGTALPTIVGELGGLGHFSWVVTAYLLTAAVSTPIWGKIGDLYGRKGSYLTSITVFLAGSVLCGLARNMEQLIAFRALQGLGAGGLFVGAMALMGTLLTPAQAGRSQSMIGVMLPVAMIGGPLLGGFLTDHLDWRWVFYVNVPVGAVALLLVGLLVRLRGERGTARIDYAGAALLTAGILALTLLGTWGGTTYDWLSPQIGGLALLAAASLAAFARVERRAPEPVVPPRLFRDRNFTLAQVLTFLAGAAMLGAAGYLPQYLQFVHGMSSTESGLLLLPLMLGMMGAQLYIGRAVGKGGRYRAYPIAGAAVATAGALALLTVGVDTPAAVASALTFVLGAGLGCLLQPSLLITMNSAEPRDMGAASGTNALLRTIGGSLGVAVLGSLHTGRLTGTLTNRLGPDGERLAGGELTPALLHGLPEPARDAFRAGVTSGLHGVMAGTAALCALALAAARLIREVPLRTERKAAAPAD, from the coding sequence ATGAAACAGCGCACGGAGACCACCCCGCCCACCACCCCAGCGGCCCCGCCGCCCGCACCCCAGGAGAGCCCGCCCCCGCCCTCCCGGCTCGCCGTCCTCGGCCTCCTGCTCGGCATCGTCCTGGCCACGCTCGACGGCACCATCGTCGGCACCGCGCTCCCGACGATCGTCGGCGAACTCGGCGGCCTCGGACACTTCTCATGGGTGGTGACGGCCTACCTGCTCACCGCCGCCGTCTCCACCCCCATCTGGGGCAAGATCGGCGACCTCTACGGCCGCAAGGGCAGCTACCTCACCTCGATCACGGTCTTCCTCGCGGGCTCCGTGCTCTGCGGACTCGCCCGGAACATGGAGCAGTTGATCGCGTTCCGCGCCCTCCAGGGACTCGGCGCGGGCGGCCTGTTCGTCGGCGCGATGGCCCTCATGGGGACACTCCTGACGCCCGCGCAGGCAGGGCGCTCACAGTCGATGATCGGCGTCATGCTGCCCGTCGCGATGATCGGCGGCCCGCTCCTCGGCGGCTTCCTCACCGACCACCTCGACTGGCGCTGGGTCTTCTACGTCAACGTGCCCGTCGGCGCCGTCGCGCTCCTGCTCGTCGGCCTCCTCGTCCGGCTGCGCGGCGAGCGCGGCACGGCCCGGATCGACTACGCGGGCGCCGCACTCCTGACGGCGGGCATCCTGGCGCTGACGCTGCTCGGAACCTGGGGCGGCACGACGTACGACTGGCTGTCGCCGCAGATCGGCGGCCTCGCCCTGCTCGCCGCGGCCTCGCTCGCCGCGTTCGCCCGCGTGGAGCGGCGCGCCCCCGAACCCGTCGTCCCGCCCCGCCTGTTCCGCGACCGCAACTTCACGCTCGCCCAGGTGCTCACCTTCCTGGCCGGCGCGGCGATGCTGGGGGCGGCCGGCTACCTGCCGCAGTACCTGCAGTTCGTCCACGGCATGTCGTCGACGGAGAGCGGGCTGCTGCTGCTCCCGCTGATGCTGGGCATGATGGGCGCGCAGCTGTACATCGGCCGGGCGGTCGGCAAGGGCGGCAGGTACCGGGCGTATCCGATCGCGGGCGCCGCCGTCGCCACGGCGGGCGCCCTGGCCCTTCTGACGGTCGGCGTGGACACCCCCGCGGCCGTGGCGTCCGCGCTGACGTTCGTCCTCGGCGCGGGCCTCGGCTGCCTGTTGCAGCCCTCGCTCCTCATCACCATGAACAGCGCGGAGCCGCGCGACATGGGCGCCGCCAGCGGCACCAACGCGCTCCTGCGCACCATCGGCGGCTCGCTCGGCGTCGCGGTCCTCGGCTCCCTCCACACCGGCCGCCTGACCGGCACCCTCACGAATCGGCTCGGCCCGGACGGCGAGCGCCTCGCGGGCGGCGAGCTGACCCCCGCACTCCTGCACGGCCTCCCCGAGCCCGCACGGGACGCCTTCCGCGCCGGGGTCACCAGCGGGCTGCACGGCGTCATGGCCGGCACAGCCGCGCTGTGCGCCCTCGCGCTCGCGGCGGCCCGGCTGATCCGCGAAGTGCCGCTGCGGACCGAGCGGAAGGCCGCGGCGCCCGCCGACTAG
- a CDS encoding ATP-binding protein, whose amino-acid sequence MGSHPPIPTRVVLLTGPSGSGKSSFAARSGLPVLCLDDFYKEAGDPTLPVVPGSSDIDWDSPDSWDADVAVAAIAELCRTGRTKVPVYDISISARVGQEALDIERTPLFVAEGIFAADIVERCREIGVLADAICLRGRPSTTFRRRLLRDLREGRKSVPFLLRRGWRLMRAERAIVARQTALGAHPCAKDEALGRVAAAAAGRCVKARAQASS is encoded by the coding sequence TTGGGTTCCCATCCCCCGATACCGACCCGCGTCGTGCTGCTGACGGGCCCGTCCGGCTCGGGGAAGTCGTCGTTCGCCGCGCGCTCGGGGCTGCCCGTGCTGTGTCTGGACGACTTCTACAAGGAAGCCGGCGACCCCACGCTGCCGGTGGTGCCGGGCAGTTCGGACATCGACTGGGACTCCCCGGACTCCTGGGACGCCGACGTGGCCGTCGCCGCGATCGCGGAACTGTGCCGGACGGGGCGCACGAAGGTGCCGGTGTACGACATCTCGATCAGTGCGCGCGTCGGGCAGGAGGCCCTGGACATCGAGCGCACGCCGCTCTTCGTCGCCGAGGGCATCTTCGCGGCGGACATCGTGGAGCGGTGCAGGGAGATCGGCGTGCTGGCCGACGCGATCTGTCTGCGGGGGCGGCCCTCGACGACGTTCCGGCGGCGGCTGCTGCGGGATCTGCGGGAGGGGCGCAAGTCGGTGCCGTTCCTGCTGCGGCGCGGCTGGCGGCTGATGCGGGCGGAGCGCGCCATCGTGGCGCGGCAGACCGCACTGGGCGCCCATCCCTGCGCGAAGGACGAGGCGTTGGGCCGGGTCGCGGCGGCGGCTGCGGGCCGGTGCGTGAAGGCGCGGGCCCAGGCCTCTTCGTAG
- a CDS encoding SigE family RNA polymerase sigma factor, with the protein MNTLHSTSSSAVVTRLHDVVRGSEKSGAVSGRGCARGTGRQHTGFMTVVDAGKAHGGAAYGEESGERKSLSEAEFTAYVQERRASLYATAYHLTGDRFEAEDLLQSALFSTYRAWDRISDKAAVGGYLRRTMTNLHISAWRRRKLNEYPTEELPETVGDTDAMRGTELRAVLWQALARLPELQRTMLVLRYYEGRTDPEIADILDISVGTVKSSIWRSLRRLREDEVLSFGRDEEESFGELVA; encoded by the coding sequence ATGAATACGCTGCACAGCACCAGCTCGAGCGCAGTTGTCACGCGTCTCCACGACGTCGTGCGGGGGTCTGAGAAGTCCGGTGCCGTGAGCGGGCGGGGGTGCGCTCGCGGCACCGGGCGTCAGCACACCGGATTCATGACGGTGGTCGACGCCGGCAAGGCTCACGGGGGAGCCGCGTACGGGGAGGAATCGGGAGAGCGGAAGTCGCTGTCGGAGGCGGAGTTCACCGCCTACGTCCAGGAACGCCGCGCCTCCCTGTACGCAACCGCCTACCACCTGACCGGTGACCGTTTCGAGGCCGAGGACCTCCTCCAGAGCGCCCTCTTCTCGACGTACCGCGCCTGGGACCGGATCAGTGACAAGGCCGCGGTCGGGGGCTACCTCCGCCGCACCATGACGAATCTGCACATCAGCGCGTGGCGCCGCCGCAAGCTGAACGAGTACCCGACCGAGGAACTGCCGGAGACGGTGGGCGACACGGACGCGATGCGCGGCACGGAGCTGCGCGCGGTTCTCTGGCAGGCCCTGGCTCGCCTCCCCGAACTGCAGCGCACGATGCTCGTGCTCCGCTACTACGAGGGTCGTACGGACCCCGAGATCGCGGACATCCTCGACATCAGTGTCGGCACGGTGAAGTCGAGCATCTGGCGGTCGCTCCGCCGGCTGCGCGAGGACGAGGTCCTCAGCTTCGGCCGTGACGAGGAGGAGTCCTTCGGCGAGCTGGTGGCCTGA
- the afsQ1 gene encoding two-component system response regulator AfsQ1, with the protein MPSLLLIEDDDAIRTALELSLTRQGHRVATAATGEDGLKLLGEQRPDLIVLDVMLPGIDGFEVCRRIRRTDQLPIILLTARSDDIDVVVGLESGADDYVVKPVQGRVLDARIRAVLRRGEREANDAATFGSLVIDRAAMTVTKNGEDLQLTPTELRLLLELSRRPGQALSRQQLLRLVWEHDYLGDSRLVDACVQRLRAKVEDVPSSPTLIRTVRGVGYRLDTPQ; encoded by the coding sequence GTGCCTTCCCTGTTGCTGATCGAGGACGACGACGCCATCCGGACGGCCCTGGAGCTTTCACTCACGCGCCAGGGGCATCGGGTGGCCACTGCTGCCACCGGCGAGGACGGTCTGAAGCTGCTCGGCGAGCAGCGGCCCGACCTGATCGTGCTGGATGTGATGCTGCCGGGCATCGACGGCTTCGAGGTGTGCCGTCGCATCCGGCGCACCGACCAGCTGCCGATCATCCTGCTCACCGCGCGCAGCGACGACATCGACGTTGTCGTCGGCCTGGAGTCCGGTGCCGACGACTATGTGGTCAAGCCCGTGCAGGGCCGGGTCCTGGACGCCCGCATCCGTGCCGTGCTGCGGCGCGGCGAGCGCGAGGCGAACGACGCGGCGACGTTCGGTTCGCTGGTCATCGACCGGGCCGCGATGACCGTCACGAAGAACGGCGAGGACCTGCAGCTCACGCCCACCGAGCTGCGGCTGCTCCTGGAGCTGAGCCGCAGGCCGGGCCAGGCCCTGTCGCGGCAGCAGTTGCTGCGGCTGGTGTGGGAGCACGACTACCTCGGCGACTCGCGGCTCGTGGACGCGTGCGTGCAGCGGCTGCGCGCCAAGGTCGAGGACGTGCCCTCGTCGCCGACCCTGATCCGTACGGTGCGCGGCGTCGGCTACCGGCTGGACACGCCTCAGTGA
- a CDS encoding ATP-binding protein, with product MRAAAARQGRGRALVADPDPYGARRRLPAGHASVTKPHDKLRGLPAARKAILAGLRFTSLRLRLVVVFGLVALTAAVSASGIAYWLNREAVLTRAQDAALKDFRQQMQNRAGALPADVSQAELQATAEQMANSSQRYSVLLVAEKKGGGQLVGYSDLDAFTLAKVPASLQKAVNKKQPLTSGNKSPYHLYWQRTADHGTPHLVGGAKVIGGGPTGYMLKSLEPEAKDLSSLGWSLAIATGLALIGSALLAQAAATTVLKPVHRLGVAARRLGEGKLDTRLRVSGTDELADLSRTFNRTAENLEKKVADMSARDEASRRFVADMSHELRTPLTAITAVTEVLEEELDAETGSVDPMIEPAVRLVVSETRRLNDLVENLMEVTRFDAGTARLVLDDVDIADQITACIDARAWLDAVELDAERGIMVRLDPRRLDVILANLIGNALKHGGSPVEVSVRLEDAQLVIAVRDHGPGIPEDVLPHVFDRFYKASASRPRSEGSGLGLSIALENAHIHGGEITAANSPEGGAVFTLWLPRDGERAEDEAGDEDGRTEGGQA from the coding sequence GTGCGTGCAGCGGCTGCGCGCCAAGGTCGAGGACGTGCCCTCGTCGCCGACCCTGATCCGTACGGTGCGCGGCGTCGGCTACCGGCTGGACACGCCTCAGTGACCAAACCGCACGACAAGCTCCGCGGCCTGCCCGCGGCGCGCAAGGCGATACTGGCGGGTCTGCGCTTCACGAGTCTGCGGCTGCGGCTGGTCGTGGTGTTCGGGCTCGTGGCGCTCACCGCGGCGGTCTCCGCGTCCGGCATCGCGTACTGGCTCAACCGCGAGGCGGTGCTCACGCGCGCGCAGGACGCGGCGCTCAAGGACTTCAGGCAGCAGATGCAGAACCGTGCGGGCGCGCTGCCCGCCGACGTATCGCAGGCCGAACTGCAGGCGACCGCCGAGCAGATGGCGAACAGCAGCCAGCGCTACAGCGTGCTCCTGGTCGCCGAGAAGAAGGGCGGCGGCCAGCTCGTCGGCTACTCCGACCTGGACGCCTTCACCCTCGCCAAGGTGCCGGCCTCGCTGCAGAAGGCGGTGAACAAGAAGCAGCCGCTGACCTCCGGCAACAAGAGCCCGTACCACCTGTACTGGCAGCGGACCGCCGACCACGGGACCCCGCATCTGGTGGGCGGCGCCAAGGTCATCGGCGGCGGCCCGACCGGTTACATGCTCAAGTCCCTGGAGCCGGAGGCGAAGGATCTGAGTTCGCTGGGCTGGTCCCTGGCCATCGCCACGGGCCTCGCGCTGATCGGCTCCGCGCTGCTCGCGCAGGCCGCCGCGACGACCGTGCTGAAGCCCGTGCACCGGCTGGGTGTCGCGGCGCGGCGGCTCGGCGAGGGGAAGCTGGACACGCGGCTGCGGGTGTCCGGGACCGACGAGCTCGCCGACCTGTCCCGTACGTTCAACAGGACCGCGGAGAACCTGGAGAAGAAGGTCGCCGACATGAGCGCCCGTGACGAGGCGTCCCGGCGTTTCGTCGCCGACATGTCGCACGAGCTGCGCACCCCGCTGACCGCGATCACCGCCGTGACGGAGGTCCTGGAGGAGGAGCTCGACGCGGAGACGGGGTCCGTGGACCCGATGATCGAGCCGGCCGTACGCCTCGTGGTGAGCGAGACCCGCCGCCTGAACGACCTCGTGGAGAACCTCATGGAGGTCACCCGCTTCGACGCGGGGACCGCGCGCCTGGTCCTGGACGACGTGGACATCGCCGACCAGATCACCGCGTGCATCGACGCGCGGGCCTGGCTGGACGCGGTCGAGCTGGACGCCGAGCGCGGCATCATGGTCCGCCTCGACCCGCGACGCCTCGACGTGATCCTGGCGAACCTCATCGGCAACGCCCTCAAGCACGGCGGCTCCCCGGTGGAGGTGTCGGTCCGGCTGGAGGACGCGCAGCTGGTCATCGCCGTACGCGACCACGGCCCCGGTATCCCGGAGGACGTGCTGCCGCACGTCTTCGACCGCTTCTACAAGGCGTCCGCGTCCCGGCCGCGGTCCGAGGGCAGTGGCCTCGGCCTGTCCATCGCGCTGGAGAACGCGCACATCCACGGCGGCGAGATCACCGCCGCCAACTCGCCGGAGGGCGGCGCGGTCTTCACGCTGTGGCTGCCGCGCGACGGGGAGCGGGCCGAGGACGAGGCGGGCGACGAGGACGGGCGTACGGAAGGGGGCCAGGCGTGA
- a CDS encoding VanZ family protein, with amino-acid sequence MLQGSGGHGAAIRFRAAGGLLLVAHLLLVGWITLRPLDVPWVSAANMEPLAGIKADLALGGLQAARRIGESVLLLAPLGVLLPLAGGRLVVSPWGSLVRTVAAGAMLSLGIELLQTGVPGQVVDIDSLLLNTFGVALAHVAVVPAARARLRRGGDGRTCVALHREDTSQGPTPTIPRVGIAP; translated from the coding sequence GTGCTTCAAGGCTCGGGCGGCCACGGTGCCGCCATCCGCTTCCGTGCGGCGGGGGGACTCCTCCTCGTCGCACATCTTCTGCTCGTCGGGTGGATCACGCTGCGCCCGCTGGACGTGCCCTGGGTGAGCGCCGCGAACATGGAGCCGCTCGCCGGGATCAAGGCGGACCTGGCGCTGGGCGGTCTGCAGGCGGCCCGCCGGATCGGCGAGAGCGTGCTGCTGCTCGCCCCGCTCGGGGTGCTGCTTCCGCTGGCCGGCGGCCGGCTCGTGGTATCGCCGTGGGGTTCGCTGGTGCGCACGGTCGCGGCCGGGGCGATGCTGTCGCTCGGCATCGAGCTGCTGCAGACCGGGGTGCCCGGTCAGGTCGTCGACATCGACTCGCTGCTCCTGAACACCTTCGGGGTGGCCCTCGCGCATGTCGCGGTCGTGCCCGCGGCCAGGGCGCGGCTCCGTCGCGGTGGCGACGGCAGGACCTGTGTGGCCCTCCACCGGGAGGACACGTCTCAGGGTCCGACCCCGACGATTCCCAGGGTCGGTATCGCACCGTAG
- a CDS encoding PspC domain-containing protein: MTALARPTHGRMIGGVCAALAKRFGTSAATMRVIFVVSCLLPGPQFLLYIALWFLLPSEDKARQAW, encoded by the coding sequence ATGACCGCCCTTGCCCGCCCCACCCACGGCCGGATGATCGGCGGAGTGTGCGCAGCCCTCGCCAAGCGCTTCGGCACGTCCGCGGCGACGATGCGCGTGATCTTCGTGGTCTCGTGCCTGCTGCCCGGCCCGCAGTTCCTGCTCTACATCGCGCTGTGGTTCCTGCTGCCCTCGGAGGATAAGGCCCGTCAGGCCTGGTGA
- a CDS encoding ATP-binding protein, producing MKQSAAKSLGVAALGAAFAAAGAGAANAAPAVADPAAALGPVSSVVPAAGATESLSAGQNAIGSGLNAAQPVLENVSGPKPGGPTSPVSGLLGGLPLGGSGVNGLPLG from the coding sequence ATGAAGCAGTCTGCCGCCAAGTCCCTCGGTGTCGCCGCTCTCGGCGCCGCTTTCGCCGCCGCGGGCGCCGGTGCCGCGAACGCCGCCCCCGCCGTCGCCGACCCCGCGGCCGCGCTCGGCCCCGTCTCCTCCGTGGTCCCGGCCGCCGGCGCCACCGAGTCCCTGTCCGCCGGACAGAACGCCATCGGCAGCGGCCTGAACGCCGCCCAGCCCGTGCTCGAGAACGTCTCGGGCCCCAAGCCGGGCGGCCCGACCTCGCCCGTCTCCGGCCTGCTCGGCGGCCTGCCCCTCGGCGGCAGCGGCGTCAACGGCCTGCCGCTCGGCTGA